Within the Desulfovermiculus halophilus DSM 18834 genome, the region CACGAACCAGGGATGGTCGGTAATCTCCACGATCTCCACCAGGGTCTCGTCCGGGGAGGTTCCGCTCAAGACCATGCCCGCCTCCTGGCAGATCCGGGAATAGTCTGTATTGAACTCATACCGGTGTCTGTGTCGTTCCTCCACCCTGGACTCACCATAGGCTTCCCTGGCCTTGGTTCCTTCCTTGAGCTGACAGGGGTAGGACCCCAGTCGCATGGTCCCTCCCTTCTCGGACGTCTCGTCCCGGGTCTGCATGCTCTGAGTCCGGAAATCATACCACTCGGTCATAAGATAGATAATGGGATCCGGGGTATCCGGTACAAACTCGCTGGAGTTCGCCTCCGGCAGCCCCAGAACGTTGCGGGCGAATTCGACCACCGCGCACTGCATGCCAAGACAGATGCCGAAAAAAGGTATCCCGTGGGTCCGGGCATACCCGCTGGCCACGATCTTGCCTTCCACTCCCCGGTAGCCGAAGCCCCCGGGAACCAGGATTCCGTCCAATCCCTGGAGCATGGCCGATGCATTCTCCGTGCTCAGCTCTTCTGCACTGACATAGACCAGCTCCACTGAGACCATATTGCTGACCCCGCCGTGAATCAGGGCCTCGTGCAGGCTCTTGTAAGCCTCCTTCAAATCAACGTACTTGCCCACAATGCCGATCTTGACCCGGCCCTGGGGGTTACTCTGGGTCTGCACCAGATGCTGCCACGGGGCCAGGGAAGGATTCTTGGCCGGAAGGCGAAGCATGATCGCGATCTTTTGATCCAGGCCCTCGTTGTAGAAGGCCAGGGGCAGCTCGTAAATATTGTCCAGATCA harbors:
- a CDS encoding CTP synthase; the protein is MKTKFLFVTGGVLSSLGKGLAAASIGALLKSRGLKVTIQKLDPYINVDPGTMNPFQHGEVFVTDDGAETDLDLGHYERYVGVPMAQYNNYTSGSIYHTVITKERRGDYLGGTVQVIPHVTDEIKKAIRGVARHDEDVAIIEIGGTVGDIEGLPFLEAIRQLRSDLGKENVCYIHLTLVPYMRAAGELKTKPTQHSVKELRSIGIQPDLILCRSEVELSDELKGKIALFCNVEQDAVFSAVDLDNIYELPLAFYNEGLDQKIAIMLRLPAKNPSLAPWQHLVQTQSNPQGRVKIGIVGKYVDLKEAYKSLHEALIHGGVSNMVSVELVYVSAEELSTENASAMLQGLDGILVPGGFGYRGVEGKIVASGYARTHGIPFFGICLGMQCAVVEFARNVLGLPEANSSEFVPDTPDPIIYLMTEWYDFRTQSMQTRDETSEKGGTMRLGSYPCQLKEGTKAREAYGESRVEERHRHRYEFNTDYSRICQEAGMVLSGTSPDETLVEIVEITDHPWFVGCQFHPEFKSRPMQPHPLFREFIRAAKDNS